In one window of Microscilla marina ATCC 23134 DNA:
- a CDS encoding DndE family protein, with protein MFSSLKTSEANKIRITELTSKLSLGAENAIARIALGHSLAQSKKLDLKNIADAKGKEYSKRILLGEHEAYYIALICQKYGLYKTDKDIPKYLKLHIDHGLELVHGSISSNPNLDGIDFLISEVSLGLG; from the coding sequence ATGTTTAGTAGTCTTAAAACTTCTGAAGCCAATAAAATACGTATTACAGAACTTACCAGTAAACTAAGCCTAGGGGCAGAGAATGCTATTGCCCGCATTGCACTTGGTCATTCCCTGGCGCAGAGTAAAAAGCTTGACTTAAAAAATATCGCTGATGCTAAAGGGAAAGAATACAGCAAGCGAATTTTACTAGGCGAACATGAAGCGTATTATATCGCCCTTATTTGTCAAAAGTATGGGCTTTATAAAACAGATAAGGATATCCCAAAATACCTTAAGCTTCATATAGATCATGGATTAGAGCTGGTGCATGGCAGCATCAGCTCTAATCCAAACCTGGATGGTATTGATTTTTTAATTAGTGAGGTGAGCTTGGGGTTGGGTTAA
- a CDS encoding helicase HerA domain-containing protein, translating into MRVAHNTATDVATGLSLHGLVNDIPSVFTNGSYRTGFGSMNLSLKQLDLLEELAVYYNALIDVAKSDNPFNIEQAICTIISEESKKDLEQLYNHSQWITFIDPKVDLNYFKGNKDIVIIHYSDQYSNTSGYDAITVTRKAKQYQFVIEEFLNSKPNIEVQTSQTLDIINMFNALNGDWLLQLISHSEYSHFDREKMSILSAVKVGLGFLYHENIIWVPISLEEVLRVSGGAGLKQKEGIFSAKNLGLEGKHSDDLLMVGLEEVGGKLLFHLYPIEVKVGKNYQNVIGKAVAQARHTKEGIYTTLQGDTFQHKFYRNFFAKMVLVSAEKMKIYGVWPQKNNDWQKVLEDYRYRLLNDDFTITNKLKDFIGEYAVVSFKADVFVRKVSEQGEGLLMELLESDGYNYLLEATEQIKDRYQNGEFKHQMLHQKYQVAQTVSDLPPNSESAQVEVKVNGHSSDTHLVINEEKPLNILFGHEVNYQQEVRWYPTSTDKVMHTNTGIIGTMGTGKTQFTKSLITQLVQNSTYNVNETPIGMLIFDYKGDYIKDDFVQATSARVFDLFQLPYNPLAIDVSENSRPLLPLHIASNLKETITTAFNLGIKQSQKLQDVIMQSYDAKGIHKANKATWNKLPPSLADICEIYLNDEDVNQDSLYAALKKLYDFEIFEPDASKTKSLFDLIEGVTVINLSGYDDGIQNLVVAITLDVFYSQMQKNGHSTIDGNLREVTKMILVDEADNFLSKNFDSLRKILKEGREFGVGTILSTQFLNHFSTGDNEYSNYILTWIIHKVTDIKIKEIDSLFNLEKGAKERLISEIKNLEKHYSVVNLAGSEPIFMKDRAFWELMANQL; encoded by the coding sequence ATGAGAGTAGCCCATAACACGGCTACTGACGTAGCTACCGGACTCTCGCTACATGGATTGGTAAACGACATTCCTTCTGTTTTTACCAATGGCAGTTACCGCACTGGGTTTGGTTCTATGAATCTATCACTAAAGCAACTTGACCTGCTTGAAGAATTGGCAGTGTATTACAACGCGCTCATCGATGTTGCTAAATCTGACAACCCTTTTAATATAGAGCAGGCAATATGTACGATCATCAGTGAAGAGTCTAAAAAAGACCTGGAACAACTCTACAATCACTCACAATGGATTACATTTATTGACCCAAAGGTTGACCTTAACTACTTTAAGGGGAACAAAGACATTGTAATTATTCATTACAGCGATCAGTACAGCAATACCAGTGGCTATGATGCAATTACTGTAACCCGTAAAGCAAAACAGTACCAGTTTGTGATTGAGGAGTTTCTAAATAGTAAACCTAATATCGAGGTTCAAACTTCTCAGACACTTGACATCATCAACATGTTCAACGCCTTGAACGGAGACTGGTTATTACAACTGATTTCGCACTCAGAGTATTCACACTTTGACCGTGAAAAAATGAGTATTCTATCTGCGGTTAAAGTAGGTTTAGGCTTTTTATATCATGAAAACATCATCTGGGTACCCATATCACTAGAAGAGGTACTACGGGTATCAGGTGGGGCAGGTTTGAAGCAAAAAGAGGGCATATTTTCAGCTAAAAACCTTGGCTTAGAAGGCAAGCACAGCGATGACTTACTTATGGTAGGCTTAGAAGAAGTAGGAGGAAAACTCTTATTTCACTTATACCCTATTGAAGTGAAAGTGGGCAAAAACTATCAGAATGTAATAGGCAAAGCTGTAGCCCAAGCCCGCCACACTAAAGAAGGTATATACACTACCTTACAGGGAGATACTTTTCAACATAAATTTTACCGTAACTTCTTTGCTAAAATGGTACTGGTTAGTGCCGAAAAAATGAAGATTTATGGTGTTTGGCCTCAAAAAAACAACGATTGGCAGAAAGTTTTAGAAGATTATCGCTACCGACTTTTAAACGATGATTTTACGATTACCAATAAACTCAAAGACTTTATTGGGGAGTACGCAGTGGTTTCATTCAAGGCAGACGTATTTGTACGTAAAGTAAGCGAACAAGGTGAAGGCCTGTTGATGGAGTTGCTAGAGTCTGATGGGTACAACTATCTTTTGGAAGCTACAGAACAAATAAAGGATAGGTACCAAAACGGAGAGTTCAAACATCAAATGCTCCACCAAAAATATCAAGTAGCGCAAACAGTCTCAGACCTGCCCCCAAACTCTGAATCAGCACAAGTAGAAGTAAAAGTCAATGGTCACTCATCTGATACTCACCTTGTGATTAATGAAGAAAAGCCCTTAAACATCTTGTTTGGGCACGAAGTAAATTACCAACAAGAAGTACGCTGGTACCCTACCTCTACTGATAAAGTAATGCATACCAATACAGGGATTATAGGTACTATGGGAACTGGTAAAACTCAGTTTACAAAATCATTGATTACTCAACTGGTTCAAAACTCAACTTATAATGTCAATGAAACCCCTATTGGCATGCTCATATTTGACTATAAAGGTGATTACATTAAGGACGACTTTGTACAAGCAACTAGCGCCAGGGTATTTGACCTCTTTCAATTGCCTTATAATCCGTTGGCAATTGACGTTAGTGAGAACAGTCGTCCTCTACTCCCCTTACATATTGCCAGTAACCTTAAGGAAACCATTACGACTGCTTTTAACCTTGGTATTAAGCAATCGCAAAAATTACAAGATGTAATTATGCAGTCGTATGATGCCAAGGGTATACATAAAGCCAATAAAGCTACCTGGAATAAACTCCCCCCTTCTCTAGCCGATATTTGTGAAATATACCTCAACGATGAAGATGTAAACCAAGACAGCCTTTACGCTGCATTAAAAAAACTATATGATTTTGAAATTTTTGAGCCAGATGCTTCAAAAACAAAGTCTTTATTTGACCTGATAGAAGGAGTTACAGTAATTAATCTCTCTGGGTATGATGATGGCATTCAAAATCTGGTGGTAGCAATAACCTTAGACGTTTTTTACTCTCAAATGCAAAAAAACGGTCATAGTACCATTGATGGCAACTTAAGGGAAGTAACCAAAATGATATTGGTAGACGAAGCTGACAATTTCTTAAGTAAAAATTTCGATTCACTACGCAAAATATTGAAGGAAGGAAGGGAGTTTGGCGTAGGAACTATCTTATCTACGCAGTTTTTGAATCATTTTTCCACTGGTGATAATGAATACTCTAATTACATTCTCACCTGGATTATTCATAAGGTAACTGACATCAAAATTAAAGAGATTGACAGCCTTTTTAACCTTGAAAAAGGCGCAAAGGAACGATTAATAAGCGAAATTAAAAACCTCGAAAAGCATTATAGTGTAGTGAACCTCGCTGGTTCAGAACCTATATTTATGAAAGATAGAGCTTTTTGGGAGTTGATGGCCAATCAATTGTAA
- a CDS encoding DUF262 domain-containing protein yields MKIESFSLTVFELFDKHKIFQIPRYQRSYAWTTSEVDDFITDLKDCYQARKNGTTGQEKAKSHFFGGIVSVEKDVEAAHRHTYDVVDGQQRLATFILLVSSVIKFYEKLKEQAVKEKDAESESFCLEQINILKGNYITYKTRERSQHIEVKRFMASKIDTDFFIDLINNNNPELDDSIASHKRLLKAKKAIDKAIKAFVDEESSLTTKIEVLIKIEDILSKDYLLLHIITSSREEAYTLFQVLNDRGTNLTNGDLIKANVLEALEQYPNEQNSVEKSWDQILSSETKVVEDNLQWIYSSKNGERAKKAKLHKEFTQLFYPIQEQVDQEQSIEIRDNTQKIVNEFELCNKYLHYHWPFQDVDNVKQWDKYRLYLLINVLDNKASIPLLLAAQQLGARKFADLVHLLEKFFFRYKIICNGHASALIQVYNKEAKTIRDNPATYNINQQLKKKLNNLLQKSADDETFKNLLPSKLKYESSARKAVKYFLTTVDYYLSWYNDGAQGSPQPKGLNRIYDFESSTIEHVYPQKPEPHVKDLSLEPLVNTLGNLSFFDTKDNATAGNKAFNNKKDILKDSMLKMNIEIADNSVWDVATIQRREKKLIEVALKVFSLS; encoded by the coding sequence ATGAAGATAGAATCATTTAGCCTTACCGTATTTGAGTTATTTGATAAACATAAAATTTTTCAAATACCTCGTTACCAACGAAGTTATGCCTGGACAACCTCAGAAGTCGATGACTTCATTACTGATTTAAAAGATTGTTATCAAGCAAGGAAAAACGGAACAACAGGTCAGGAGAAAGCAAAGTCTCATTTTTTTGGAGGCATAGTAAGCGTAGAAAAAGATGTGGAGGCAGCTCACAGGCATACGTATGATGTTGTAGATGGACAACAACGTTTAGCCACCTTTATACTTCTGGTATCATCAGTTATTAAATTTTACGAAAAGCTAAAAGAACAAGCAGTAAAGGAAAAGGATGCTGAGAGTGAGTCATTTTGCTTAGAGCAAATCAATATCCTTAAAGGCAACTATATTACTTACAAAACCAGAGAACGTTCACAGCATATTGAAGTAAAACGTTTTATGGCATCAAAGATAGATACTGATTTTTTTATTGACTTAATAAATAACAATAACCCAGAGCTTGATGACTCCATTGCTTCACATAAAAGGCTTCTTAAAGCAAAAAAGGCGATTGATAAAGCCATAAAAGCATTTGTGGATGAAGAAAGCTCTCTAACAACTAAAATAGAAGTACTTATAAAAATAGAAGATATTCTTTCTAAAGATTACTTGCTATTGCATATTATCACCTCAAGCCGCGAGGAAGCTTATACTTTATTTCAAGTATTGAATGACCGAGGCACTAACCTTACAAATGGCGATTTAATTAAGGCCAATGTACTTGAAGCACTGGAACAGTATCCTAACGAACAAAATAGTGTAGAAAAATCCTGGGATCAAATACTCTCTAGTGAAACAAAGGTTGTAGAAGATAACTTACAGTGGATTTACTCCTCTAAAAATGGTGAAAGAGCTAAAAAAGCCAAGCTTCACAAGGAATTCACCCAGCTTTTTTATCCCATCCAAGAACAAGTTGACCAGGAACAGTCAATAGAAATAAGGGATAATACTCAAAAAATTGTAAATGAATTTGAGTTATGTAACAAATACTTGCATTATCATTGGCCATTCCAAGATGTTGATAATGTCAAACAATGGGATAAGTATCGTCTTTATTTATTAATCAACGTATTAGATAATAAAGCAAGCATACCTTTATTACTTGCGGCTCAACAACTTGGTGCACGTAAATTTGCAGATTTAGTACATTTGCTGGAGAAGTTCTTCTTTAGGTACAAGATCATCTGTAATGGACATGCAAGTGCTTTGATACAAGTATATAATAAAGAAGCAAAAACAATTAGAGATAACCCTGCTACATACAATATAAATCAACAACTAAAGAAAAAGTTGAATAACCTATTACAAAAAAGTGCTGATGACGAAACCTTCAAAAATTTACTTCCCAGTAAACTAAAGTATGAATCATCAGCAAGAAAAGCAGTGAAATACTTCTTAACTACAGTAGATTATTACTTAAGTTGGTATAATGATGGAGCCCAGGGAAGCCCTCAACCTAAAGGCTTAAATCGTATATATGATTTTGAATCCTCAACCATTGAACATGTGTATCCACAAAAGCCTGAACCACATGTAAAAGATTTGAGTTTGGAACCACTTGTCAATACGCTTGGCAACTTATCATTCTTTGATACCAAAGACAATGCTACTGCTGGTAATAAAGCCTTCAATAATAAAAAAGATATTTTAAAAGATTCAATGTTAAAAATGAACATTGAGATTGCAGATAATTCTGTTTGGGACGTAGCAACAATACAACGTAGAGAAAAAAAGCTAATTGAGGTTGCCTTAAAGGTGTTCAGTTTATCTTAA
- the dptF gene encoding DNA phosphorothioation-dependent restriction protein DptF has protein sequence MHNPKEHQCLKPILGNLQEASREAVVDGSQVLQENGFKKYFHVKRPIQEELEAIIKTANKGKQLVLVCGNVGDGKSHLLSLLHQQCPDAMKNFTVHNDATESNNPKETYLDTLEKLLHNFKDENLQDQVTDKIILAVNLGTLTNFLAERGTNFGQLQAYVKQNNILDTDTEKDTKKVSDVFSHVNFADYHLYELTEQGANSEVILSLFKRLTQNTPTNPVWASYQNHCVSCELAEKCPIKFNYEFVMEKQVQEKLTHLLIKCIVQYKHLISVRALLNFLHDLVVPLELAPLSTAEVYTKVKRYQVKTFINNIHPNYLFEHPDYQPFTNIYTCLTQ, from the coding sequence ATGCACAACCCTAAAGAACATCAGTGCCTAAAGCCTATCTTGGGAAATCTACAAGAAGCTTCACGCGAAGCTGTTGTGGATGGTTCTCAGGTATTACAAGAAAATGGCTTTAAAAAATATTTTCACGTCAAACGCCCCATTCAAGAAGAACTTGAAGCAATTATTAAAACTGCCAACAAGGGTAAACAACTTGTACTAGTTTGTGGCAATGTAGGAGATGGTAAGTCTCATTTGCTATCTTTATTGCATCAACAGTGTCCAGATGCGATGAAAAACTTTACTGTACATAATGATGCTACTGAAAGCAATAACCCTAAAGAAACTTACCTGGATACTCTAGAAAAACTACTGCATAACTTCAAAGATGAAAACTTACAAGACCAAGTCACGGATAAAATCATTTTGGCGGTTAACCTTGGAACTTTGACAAACTTTCTTGCCGAAAGAGGAACCAACTTTGGACAACTACAAGCATACGTAAAACAAAATAATATACTGGATACTGATACCGAGAAAGACACTAAGAAAGTTTCGGATGTGTTTTCTCATGTAAACTTTGCAGACTACCACCTATATGAACTGACCGAGCAAGGAGCCAACTCTGAGGTTATTTTATCTCTGTTCAAACGACTTACTCAGAACACCCCCACCAACCCTGTTTGGGCAAGTTATCAAAACCACTGTGTGAGCTGTGAACTAGCTGAAAAATGCCCCATCAAGTTCAATTATGAGTTTGTGATGGAAAAACAGGTACAAGAAAAACTCACTCACTTGCTTATCAAATGTATTGTGCAATACAAACACTTGATATCGGTAAGGGCACTACTTAATTTTTTACACGACTTAGTTGTTCCGTTAGAGCTTGCCCCACTGAGCACAGCCGAGGTATACACCAAAGTAAAACGTTATCAGGTAAAAACGTTTATCAATAATATACATCCCAACTACTTGTTTGAACATCCAGACTATCAGCCATTTACAAACATTTACACTTGCTTGACCCAGTAA
- the dptF gene encoding DNA phosphorothioation-dependent restriction protein DptF — protein sequence MLDPVNERKEDLDQTIIQLITTDKVKDTFEREAGLPKENSFFHRFLTEGFQDKTHKKSNYTLLINLFTRWHYFKTNQQNEVLGNQIYQKYLQSLYYFNSEATPESAPYQQLYKDIKEAIYRWNGNAFQADMVNVFIGHKQDTYKISQRLKLKPKVHPRDISVPQKNLKKFKDIITLYYGVEGNPEESLEISIDYELYQLLQKVIKGYRPNKLDKSNHINFVHIVDKIIGLNSQNTPLIFHENNGKSKNGYRLSKDDFGKYQFEKI from the coding sequence TTGCTTGACCCAGTAAATGAACGTAAAGAAGACTTGGATCAAACCATTATTCAACTAATTACAACAGACAAAGTAAAAGATACATTTGAAAGAGAGGCAGGCTTGCCTAAGGAAAACTCTTTTTTTCATAGATTTTTAACTGAGGGGTTTCAAGATAAAACGCACAAAAAAAGTAATTACACGCTACTTATTAATCTTTTTACTCGTTGGCATTACTTCAAGACCAATCAGCAAAATGAGGTATTGGGAAATCAAATATATCAAAAATACTTACAAAGCCTTTATTACTTTAATAGTGAGGCTACCCCAGAAAGTGCTCCCTACCAACAACTATATAAAGACATAAAAGAAGCTATTTATAGGTGGAACGGCAATGCTTTTCAAGCAGACATGGTCAATGTATTTATTGGTCATAAACAAGATACATATAAGATAAGTCAGCGTCTTAAGCTTAAACCAAAGGTTCACCCTCGTGATATTTCAGTTCCTCAAAAAAACCTCAAAAAATTTAAAGACATAATTACCCTATACTATGGCGTAGAGGGCAACCCAGAAGAAAGCTTAGAGATATCAATAGATTATGAATTGTACCAACTTTTGCAAAAAGTAATCAAAGGATACCGCCCTAACAAGCTTGATAAGAGTAATCATATCAACTTTGTGCATATCGTAGATAAAATCATTGGTCTAAACAGTCAAAACACGCCACTCATATTCCATGAAAATAATGGTAAATCAAAGAATGGTTATCGTTTAAGCAAAGACGATTTTGGTAAGTACCAATTTGAAAAAATATAG
- the dptG gene encoding DNA phosphorothioation-dependent restriction protein DptG — protein sequence MDFEIKTKELENNYLKDRKGKKEFRHTTNKNFKLLPFVTNDSKIRGEKNSVKKDLTAFQGIASECYRMIHNQEKPDKKLLYKEEIIDKVLTKSQVKAEDKPQIETILNKVAFDTQGNLFIFDERIFSYINFQKPTGILENISLFFYTIFFDEKLKSKASKKTSQKSVSNIYYQLILSSLPEVKSNKNNHKGFDIYQNFVPEITEMFRQDLAFMLEDKSFFIAYFPLLIKYYYFNYLKQLTLSLNHFFDDFNQSIFFTLEWETLSKSRISHQNGWSLFESKARNIFSFVNFFELISYIEYKGESFFKGNFQQIKVKIEALDSAEQTELTQKLEEITQFYQQKMEAHMDKPFRPGSSWADFEQTYQPRYSLADAPVHHHLHKLWTAIDYQFIHSERDSPYSRYQAWITEFCKLNFVRNRGRLGQSLSLDQHTLLFITKLCLGKHPKIRLKNLWVEYNKRGLFFDPSSQKEIVKLFEKINLLEKKSDSGDAQYVKTIQ from the coding sequence ATGGACTTTGAAATAAAAACTAAAGAATTAGAGAATAACTATCTGAAAGACAGAAAAGGAAAGAAAGAGTTTAGGCACACTACTAACAAAAATTTCAAGCTACTTCCTTTTGTAACCAACGATAGTAAAATTAGAGGAGAAAAAAACAGTGTTAAAAAAGACCTTACGGCTTTTCAGGGCATTGCTAGTGAGTGTTATCGGATGATCCATAATCAAGAAAAGCCCGATAAAAAGCTACTATATAAAGAAGAAATCATCGACAAGGTTTTAACTAAATCACAAGTAAAGGCTGAAGATAAGCCACAAATAGAAACTATACTTAATAAAGTGGCTTTTGATACTCAGGGTAACCTGTTTATATTCGATGAACGTATTTTTTCATACATCAACTTTCAAAAACCAACTGGGATTCTTGAAAATATAAGCTTGTTTTTTTACACTATATTTTTTGATGAAAAATTAAAAAGTAAAGCCTCAAAAAAAACGAGTCAAAAATCGGTAAGCAATATTTATTACCAACTTATACTGAGCAGTTTACCCGAAGTAAAATCCAATAAAAATAACCATAAAGGCTTTGATATTTATCAGAATTTTGTACCTGAAATTACAGAGATGTTCCGCCAGGATTTAGCCTTTATGTTGGAAGATAAAAGTTTTTTCATTGCTTATTTTCCTTTGCTCATTAAGTATTACTACTTTAACTATTTAAAGCAGCTCACGCTCAGCCTAAATCATTTTTTTGATGACTTTAATCAAAGTATATTTTTTACTTTGGAATGGGAAACCTTATCTAAGTCTAGAATAAGCCATCAAAATGGCTGGAGTTTATTTGAAAGCAAGGCTCGTAATATCTTTTCCTTTGTAAATTTCTTTGAGCTTATTAGTTATATTGAATACAAAGGGGAATCATTTTTTAAAGGCAACTTTCAGCAGATAAAAGTTAAAATAGAAGCACTTGATTCCGCTGAACAAACAGAACTTACCCAGAAGCTTGAAGAAATCACCCAATTCTATCAACAAAAAATGGAAGCCCATATGGATAAACCTTTTAGACCAGGGAGCAGTTGGGCAGATTTTGAACAAACATACCAGCCTCGTTATAGCCTGGCTGATGCACCTGTACACCATCACCTCCATAAGTTATGGACAGCCATTGACTATCAATTTATCCATAGTGAAAGGGATAGTCCTTATAGTAGGTATCAAGCTTGGATCACAGAATTTTGTAAGCTGAACTTTGTTCGCAACCGTGGGCGTTTGGGGCAGTCCTTAAGCCTTGACCAACACACTTTGTTGTTTATTACTAAACTTTGTCTGGGAAAACATCCAAAAATAAGGCTTAAAAATCTATGGGTTGAATATAATAAGCGAGGACTTTTTTTTGACCCAAGCAGTCAAAAAGAAATTGTTAAGTTGTTTGAAAAAATCAATCTTTTGGAGAAAAAAAGTGACAGTGGGGATGCCCAATATGTAAAGACCATACAATAA
- a CDS encoding glycine-rich domain-containing protein yields MDQMWHYHILDTLAYHQDCEKVFGGYMHHYPYFGMRGSQDAQNLADVFEKTKDLYLELFDEEMVREDQNKCWHDCQNRCWQACSSK; encoded by the coding sequence ATGGATCAAATGTGGCATTATCATATACTGGATACCCTGGCTTATCATCAGGATTGTGAGAAGGTTTTTGGAGGGTACATGCACCATTACCCCTACTTTGGGATGAGAGGCTCACAAGATGCCCAGAATTTAGCGGATGTTTTTGAAAAAACTAAAGATTTGTACCTTGAGTTATTTGATGAAGAAATGGTTCGAGAGGATCAAAATAAATGCTGGCATGATTGTCAAAACCGTTGTTGGCAGGCCTGTTCTTCAAAGTAG